From a single Leishmania infantum JPCM5 genome chromosome 36 genomic region:
- a CDS encoding putative Bardet-Biedl syndrome 4 protein homolog (BBS4-like protein 4) has translation MQTIGGRVPDVAPLSEMGSSGNGLGTELGATVASPHRASSASAASTAANAQQKLVQELQAIRERRNWLIHLLYVRQEYSNCLQVIEAQLRETGGTCEYALYVKGLLKRLEGSLSESLELLQTAVIISPENAATRTQLGRALHLLGRHEEAIQAFQEAASIRVVKGLGADWEIEYYIGLCHLHRRHYRRAMDAFLQSITIQRHDCAYLQLGKAALLAHDYATALQVYEEAVTLSPTNPDLLAVLGHLYLQQGNPCAAFDYLGRCLTICPTHIDALVAASSIIQDSGDYDVALSKYRIVVAQQPDSSQVWNNIGACFIGKKMTYAAVACLRKSVFLCPLDWIGHYNLGVAFLMIGRYCSALQCLNAAVHLHADHAPAFMLLGICLGEMKDLPNACRAYEHALAMQDDFLVYLNYAVTLYKGRSVQEAYTKFRVFRSVWDQLTPEQRREQSSLIPGVIRQLEDLLEPPPEPPMSTSDPVPEESAAAALATAPNPESLP, from the coding sequence ATGCAAACGATTGGAGGCCGCGTGCCGGATGTGGCGCCGTTATCTGAGATGGGAAGCAGCGGAAATGGCCTCGGCACCGAGCTGGGTGCAACAGTCGCTTCGCCCcaccgcgccagcagcgccagcgccgcttccaCAGCCGCAAATGCGCAGCAGAAGCTTGTGCAGGAGTTGCAGGCGATTCGCGAAAGACGTAACTGGCTCATCCACCTACTTTACGTCCGACAGGAGTACAGCAACTGCTTGCAGGTAATCGAGGCACAGCTTCGCGAGACGGGGGGCACGTGCGAGTACGCCCTGTACGTGAAGGGGTTACTAAAACGTCTGGAGGGCTCTCTCTCCGAGTCgttggagctgctgcagaccGCCGTGATTATCAGCCCAGAGAACGCGGCGACCCGCACACAGCTCGggcgtgcgctgcacctccttgGCCGCCACGAGGAGGCCATTCAAGCATTTCAGGAGGCAGCGAGCATTCGCGTCGTGAAGGGCCTCGGCGCGGACTGGGAGATCGAGTACTACATCGGTCTCTGCCACCTGCACCGACGCCACTACCGTCGCGCCATGGATGCCTTTCTGCAGTCCATCACAATTCAACGCCACGACTGCGCTTACTTGCAGCTGGGGAAAGCGGCACTGCTGGCGCATGACTACGCGACTGCGCTTCAGGTGTACGAGGAGGCCGTGACGCTGTCGCCGACAAATCCCGACCTGCTTGCGGTGCTGGGCCACCTCTACCTTCAGCAAGGCAACCCCTGCGCTGCCTTCGACTACTTGGGCCGCTGTCTGACCATCTGCCCCACCCACATCGATGCCCTTGTCGCCGCCTCGAGCATCATCCAAGACAGCGGCGACTACGACGTGGCACTGAGCAAGTACCGGAtcgtggtggcgcagcagccggacTCGTCACAGGTGTGGAACAACATAGGCGCCTGCTTTATTGGCAAGAAAATGACGTACGCAGCCGTCGCGTGTCTGCGCAAATCCGTCTTCCTCTGCCCGCTTGATTGGATCGGCCACTACAACCTGGGCGTCGCGTTTCTAATGATCGGCCGCTACTGCTCTGCTCTGCAGTGCCTGAACGCGGCTGTGCACCTGCATGCTGACCACGCACCGGCCTTTATGCTGCTCGGTATCTGTCTGGGTGAGATGAAAGATCTGCCGAATGCGTGTCGCGCCTACGAGCACGCCCTCGCGATGCAGGACGACTTCCTTGTGTATCTGAACTATGCGGTGACGTTGTACAAGGGCCGCTCCGTGCAAGAAGCGTATACAAAGTTCCGCGTCTTCCGCAGCGTATGGGACCAGCTTACAcccgagcagcgccgcgagcagTCCTCGCTCATTCCTGGAGTCATCCGACAGTTGGAGGACTTGCTGGAGCCGCCCCCGGAGCCGCCGATGTCCACCTCCGACCCTGTGCCGGAGGAaagcgctgcggctgcgttggCCACGGCACCGAATCCCGAGTCGCTGCCGTAG
- a CDS encoding putative serine/threonine protein kinase — translation MRMPSVFTAPSTYMADLEVGAATAYHAHSEAATAGESDTCKPAATTASTRPPLAPHAADADAHNAVELSISSTAVAPAYQLRGELGRGQYGCVYLVEECVRHHLLAVKATYDPIQVAAVRERQRRQERQQQKPSKGSGGCAREAAFSPYAQHEEGHAVVPFPPLLPHFSNEVMCLRECHSPFIVRLEGADKGENGEDLLLMEYVDCGDLRREIRRRCAAGTPFTETEAVFVFLQLCMAVDHLHQLNILHHDLKPENVMLSSTGIIKLGDFGFAKKYREPVSQRVASTGCGTPYYLSPEALRGDRYSLKSEMWALGVILYELLALTGPFAAATRAELRAKVHNSDYAKLPATYSNELRSVCYQLLTLDPDQRPSTRDLFQDNEYLREKLNALRRISECSVNMSTEEKGSMFHSISAALRRKPPSAKGPATASFNLGWGGSCKISSHGHGSARPEAAPKPRVERPAEMTPVARTRSVC, via the coding sequence ATGAGGATGCCGTCAGTCTTTACTGCGCCATCGACGTACATGGCCGACCTCGAAGTCGGCGCGGCGACTGCATACCACGCGCACTCCGAAGCCGCCACGGCAGGTGAGAGCGATACGTGCAAGCcggctgccaccaccgcatcAACACGGCCGCCTTTGGCGCCGCACGCTGCGGACGCGGATGCACACAATGCAGTGGAGCTGTCGATCAGCAGCACTGCTGTAGCGCCGGCTTATCAGCTACGCGGCGAGCTCGGCCGTGGCCAGTACGGCTGCGTCTACTTGGTGGAAGAGTGTGTGCGGCACCATCTGCTCGCTGTGAAAGCTACGTACGACCCGATTCAAGTCGCTGCGGTGCGTGaacggcagaggcgccaggagcggcaacagcagaaGCCGTCCAAGGGCTCCGGTGGCTGTGCTCGAGAGGCAGCGTTCTCGCCGTACGCGCAACACGAAGAGGGCCACGCTGTGGTACCGTTTCCACCCCTACTGCCGCACTTCAGCAACGAGGTTATGTGTCTGCGGGAGTGCCACTCGCCCTTCATTGTCCGCCTTGAGGGGGCCGATAAAGGTGAAAACGGCGAGGATCTGCTGCTCATGGAATACGTCGACTGCGGAGATCTTCGCCGAGAGAttcggcgacggtgcgccgCGGGCACGCCCTTTACCGAGACAGAAGCCGTCTTTGTGTTCCTGCAGCTCTGTATGGCTGTCGATCACTTGCATCAGCTGAACATCTTGCATCACGACTTGAAGCCAGAGAACGTCATGCTTAGTAGCACCGGCATCATCAAGCTCGGGGACTTTGGTTTTGCAAAGAAGTACAGGGAGCCGGTATCCCAGCGTGTCGCATCGACGGGGTGTGGCACTCCGTACTACCTCAGCCCTGAGGCACTCCGTGGCGACCGGTACTCTCTCAAGAGCGAGATGTGGGCACTCGGTGTCATCCTCTACGAACTCCTGGCACTCACCGGCCcctttgctgctgcgacgcgcGCGGAGCTGCGAGCCAAAGTTCACAACTCCGACTACGCCAAGCTGCCGGCAACCTACTCAAATGAGCTGCGGTCGGTGTGCTATCAACTACTGACCCTCGACCCCGACCAGCGCCCCTCGACGCGCGACCTGTTCCAGGACAACGAATACCTGCGCGAAAAGCTCAACGCGCTACGCCGCATCTCCGAGTGCTCCGTGAATATGAGCACGGAGGAGAAAGGCTCCATGTTTCATTCGATTAGTGCTGCACTGCGCCGCAAGCCGCCAAGCGCGAAAGggcccgccaccgcctcgttTAACCTTGGATGGGGTGGCAGCTGCAAAATTAGCTCTCATGGTCATGGCAGCGCGCGACCTGAAGCAGCACCGAAGCCTCGAGTGGAGAGACCGGCAGAGATGACGCCAGTTGCGCGGACCCGCAGTGTATGctaa